The Bacteroides acidifaciens genome includes a region encoding these proteins:
- a CDS encoding beta-mannosidase, whose protein sequence is MMINLIRKKAQIACGLLCCCSMAYAQSNDNSEVLTLHTGWEFSQVGTEIWRTAVVPGTVHQDLIHHDLIPNPFYGTNEQKIQWIENEDWEYRTAFTITPDQLKRDDAQLTFEGLDTYADVYLNGALLFKADNMFVGYTIPVKQYLRSGENLLHIYFHSPIRQTLPQYASNGFNYPADNDHHEKHLSVFSRKAPYSYGWDWGIRMVTSGVWRPVTIRFYDAASISDYHVKQLSLTDQVAKLSNELEINNILPHPLQAEIKINTSLEGEQESATSQTVTLQPGINRICIPTEVVSPVRWMPNGWGAPTLYDFSAQIITEGNVVAEQSHRIGLRTVRLVNEKDADGESFYFEVNGIPMFAKGANYIPQDALLTNVTTERYQTLFRDIKEANMNVIRVWGGGTYEDDRFYNLADENGILVWQDFMFACTPYPSDPTFLKRVEAEACYNIRRLRNHPSLAMWCGNNEILEALKYWGYQKKYTPEIYQEMMTGYDKLFRELLPAKVKELDADRFYIHSSPYLANWGRPESWGIGDSHNWGVWYGKKTFESLDTDLPRFMSEFGFQSFPEMKTIATFASPEDYEIESEVMNAHQKSSIGNDLIRTYMERDYIVPEKFEDFVYVGLVLQGQGMRHGLEAHRRNRPYCMGTLYWQLNDSWPVVSWSGIDYYGNWKALHYQAKRAFAPIHINPIRQNDSLCVYLLSDRLDTMEKMTLEMKITDFEGKKAGKPIQLKSLSIPANTSKCVYKAKPSDLLSLIERKSSETSQSSAEKRLSEALRHCFMQLTLKDKSGHTVAETVYFFEKTKDLLLPETTITCKMKQTDGKCELTLLSPALAKDVFIEIPLQGARFSDNFFDLLPGERKTVVITSPQIKKGEELPLRLKHIRETYN, encoded by the coding sequence ATGATGATTAATTTAATCAGAAAAAAAGCTCAAATAGCGTGTGGATTACTCTGCTGTTGCAGCATGGCCTATGCCCAGAGCAATGACAATTCAGAAGTTTTAACTTTGCACACAGGCTGGGAGTTTTCCCAAGTGGGGACAGAGATATGGCGCACAGCCGTGGTGCCCGGCACGGTACATCAGGACCTTATTCATCACGACCTCATTCCCAATCCCTTCTACGGTACCAACGAACAGAAAATCCAATGGATAGAAAATGAAGACTGGGAATACAGGACGGCTTTCACAATCACCCCCGACCAACTGAAACGTGATGACGCCCAACTCACCTTTGAAGGGCTCGACACCTACGCTGACGTCTACCTCAACGGAGCACTGCTATTTAAAGCCGACAACATGTTCGTCGGCTATACAATCCCCGTAAAACAATACCTTCGTTCCGGAGAAAATCTCCTTCACATATATTTTCATTCGCCCATCCGGCAGACATTGCCTCAATACGCTTCCAACGGATTCAACTATCCCGCCGACAACGACCATCACGAGAAACACCTGAGTGTATTCTCCCGCAAAGCCCCTTACAGCTACGGTTGGGACTGGGGAATCCGCATGGTGACCAGCGGCGTCTGGCGTCCGGTAACCATCCGTTTCTACGATGCCGCCTCAATCAGCGACTACCACGTGAAGCAACTATCTCTGACCGACCAGGTAGCGAAGCTATCCAATGAATTGGAAATAAACAACATACTTCCCCATCCGCTTCAAGCAGAAATAAAAATAAACACCTCGCTCGAAGGGGAACAGGAATCCGCCACGAGCCAAACAGTCACCCTGCAACCCGGAATCAACCGCATCTGTATCCCTACGGAAGTTGTCTCACCGGTACGCTGGATGCCGAACGGCTGGGGAGCTCCGACCTTATACGACTTCTCCGCCCAAATCATCACCGAAGGCAACGTTGTAGCTGAACAATCCCACAGAATCGGACTCCGCACCGTCCGACTGGTGAATGAAAAGGACGCGGACGGAGAATCCTTCTATTTTGAAGTAAACGGTATTCCGATGTTTGCCAAGGGAGCCAACTATATCCCCCAGGACGCGCTATTGACGAATGTGACTACCGAACGCTATCAGACATTGTTCCGCGACATCAAGGAAGCGAACATGAACGTCATCCGCGTATGGGGCGGCGGAACTTACGAAGACGACCGCTTTTACAATCTGGCTGATGAGAACGGAATACTGGTATGGCAGGACTTCATGTTTGCCTGCACCCCTTATCCGTCCGACCCCACCTTCCTGAAGAGGGTAGAGGCGGAAGCCTGCTACAACATCCGCCGTCTCCGCAACCACCCTTCGCTAGCCATGTGGTGCGGTAACAACGAAATACTCGAAGCCTTGAAATACTGGGGCTATCAGAAAAAATACACTCCGGAAATCTACCAGGAAATGATGACCGGCTACGACAAACTCTTCCGCGAGTTGCTTCCCGCCAAAGTGAAAGAGCTCGACGCAGACCGCTTTTACATCCACAGCTCTCCCTATCTCGCCAACTGGGGACGTCCCGAATCATGGGGAATAGGGGATAGCCACAACTGGGGCGTCTGGTACGGAAAGAAAACCTTTGAATCATTGGACACCGATTTGCCGCGTTTCATGAGCGAATTCGGTTTCCAGTCTTTCCCCGAAATGAAAACCATTGCCACATTCGCATCTCCCGAAGATTACGAAATCGAATCGGAAGTGATGAACGCTCATCAAAAGAGCAGCATCGGCAATGACTTGATTCGCACTTATATGGAACGTGATTATATCGTACCCGAGAAATTTGAGGACTTCGTTTATGTCGGACTTGTATTACAAGGACAAGGCATGCGCCACGGACTGGAAGCCCACCGTCGCAACCGTCCCTACTGTATGGGTACATTATACTGGCAATTGAACGACAGTTGGCCTGTTGTCTCTTGGTCGGGCATTGATTATTACGGCAACTGGAAAGCCCTGCATTATCAGGCGAAACGAGCTTTCGCCCCTATCCATATCAACCCCATCCGGCAGAATGACAGCCTGTGCGTCTATCTTCTCTCAGACCGTCTCGATACGATGGAGAAGATGACATTGGAAATGAAGATAACAGACTTTGAAGGGAAAAAGGCAGGAAAGCCGATACAACTGAAATCCTTGTCGATTCCGGCAAATACTTCCAAATGTGTGTACAAGGCGAAGCCCAGCGATTTGCTCTCTTTAATAGAGCGTAAATCCTCGGAAACGTCTCAATCTTCTGCGGAAAAACGGCTTTCGGAAGCACTCCGCCATTGCTTTATGCAACTGACCTTGAAAGACAAATCCGGTCATACGGTAGCCGAAACAGTCTATTTCTTCGAGAAGACCAAAGACCTGCTCCTGCCCGAAACGACCATCACCTGCAAGATGAAGCAGACAGACGGCAAATGCGAACTGACTCTTCTTTCTCCTGCTTTGGCAAAGGATGTCTTTATCGAAATACCTTTGCAGGGTGCCCGTTTCAGCGACAACTTCTTCGACCTTTTGCCCGGAGAGCGTAAAACGGTCGTCATCACTTCTCCCCAAATAAAGAAAGGGGAAGAGTTGCCATTGAGACTCAAACATATTCGTGAAACCTATAATTAA